GATGGTAAGCATTATGAACTGAGCAAAAAGGAAGCGATGTTACTGAAACTCCTGATAGAAAATAAAGGAGAGGTTGTTACACGCGAAAAAATTCTACAGGTAGTTTGGGGGTATAACGTATACCCTACTACGCGTACGATCGATAACTTTATTCTCAACTTCCGTAAATATTTTGAAGAAGACAGCCGTAACTCAAAATACTTCCACTCTGTAAGAGGTGTGGGGTATAAATTCACGGAAGTATAATACTGCATCAAAAAACACGTAGAAAGCGCCCCAACAAAGCTTTGAAGCATTACATGCAATAAAACAAAAACGATGTTGGGGCGCCTTTGTATAAGCCCCTTTGCCACTTTTCCGCGTTTTCTCCCCACTTTCCTGTAAAAACCTGCCTCCGGCTAAATCCCCCTTTCTATTCGTAATGAATTAACCGATATTTAATGTACTTATCAGCAGAGCTTTTCAATCTCCTGTAAACCTTATGTGTGACACATTATTACAATGAAATTGTTTTTGCTGCGGGATGGCCGTACTGGCTGTTTTTTTTGTTAAGTCTCATTACCCTCGTCGTATTTTTTATCCTGCGGGAAAGAAGAATCAGGAGAGCCTCAGCGAAAGAAATAACCATACAACATACGTTGACTAACCTGGAGTTGCATGCATTCCAGGCGCATATGGACCCGCATTTTATTTTTAATAGCCTCAATGCTATTCACCATTACATTCTTACTACCAGTACGGATATGGCATCTTTATACCTGACCCGCTTTTCGCGGCTCATGCGTTTGATGATCGGTAATTTTAATAAGGAATGGGTGTCGCTGTATGACGACCTGGAGGCGCTGGAACTATACATCCAGCTGGAGCAGTTGCGTTTTGATCACCAGTTTAGTTACCAGGTAGAGATCCTGCCGGAAGTGAATCAGCAGTTTTCCCTGGTGCCGCCGTTGATCATTCAACCATATGTGCAGTATGCTATCTGGCACCGTTTGTTGCTGCGTCCGCAAAAGAGCGGAGGCCACTTGCTGATTATCATCGGCAGAGAAAATGATCGGCTCTTTATCCAGGTGGAAGATAACGGAGTGCTGACAACGGAATTACTCGATGATACCGGTGAGCGACAGGCTTCCGGTATTGATATTGCCGCCGAAAGATTATATATGATGAGTGAAAAATATCATATGCTGGCGGGTATCCAGGCACAGCAGCTGTTGGATGAGCAGCAGGAACCCTGTGGTAACCGGCTTACTATCAGCATGCAGCATATGGCTTCCCGGCAATCTATGGCAGGATAAAAGCGCCTGTTATAACCGCTTGATATAAGTACAGCTGATCCAACCACTCTTTCCATCTGCCAGTGCTATTTTGCAAAAATCTTTGGTGGCATCTGCTACATGTACTTTCATTCCTTCCTGCACTTCAAATGCATCTTTACTATTTTCGTCGGGCGCCAGTTTTACTTTGAGGTTATTATGCATGATAATACCATCGTTGTGGTCATTAGCCACCAGGTAGGTATCTACAGACATGACGAGGTATAATACAAACAAGGTTCCTATCGCATAGTTACCCCAGCGCAGGAATTTGTTTTTCCAACCCGGTAAAAAAGTATTCAGCATAACGCCGGCTATCAGCAGCCAGAAAAAGAAGAGGGTGCCGATGGCCCATGCATTGGGCGCATGGAGCTGTTGTAATTGCCGCCACCACTGCTGAAAGAATACTAACGGTAACTCCTCTACGTAACCGCTTACCTTCTGATTGGCCAGCGACAGGTTATGTTTTACGTCGGCATCATCAGGCGAAAGTTGCAATGCCTTTTCGTAGTTGTATATGGCGTTGCCGGTTTGCCCTGCTTTGTAGCAGGCGTTGCCGGCATTGAAATATAAGGCTTTCTGCTTGTTGCCTTCATTCAGCAGTTGCTGATAAGCGGCTGCAGCTTCTGTAAACTTACTTTGCTGATAGAGACTATTGGCTTCATCAAAACGTTGCTGCTGGCCTTTTTGCTGTGCCTGTGTACTGATACCTGATAGCATCAGGCTAAACAGGCCCAGGGCAAAAAAAAGTGAGGTAATATTTCTGTGATTCAACATTCTGCCGTCGTTAAATAATTAATTCTTCAGCGCATCTTCCAGGTTACTGATAATATTGACCGCCTGCGTATAAGTGCCCTGCATTTTATGATTATTATGTGCCGGTGCATATAACGCCATTTCGCAATTATCAATCAGTTCAAAGAGGTTGCTGGTATTGCTGCCGTTGATCTGGCGCGCTGCCAACTTGTCTTGTATTAATTGTTTGTTAAGGTCTGCGAATGGTATTTTCAGCTTATGGCTCAGGTATCCCCATACTGCGCGGGATGTTTCTTCATAGAAAGATTTATCCTTTCCTTCTTTCAGATAACGTGCCGCCAGCTCCAGTCTTTTCAGGGCTACTTTATTGGCGTAGCGATGTTTGAGCAGTGCTGCATTGGTGGTATTATAATCTTTTCTGCGTTTGTACAGGATGATACCTGCTGCTATGAGCAAGGGCAATAACAACAACAGATAGAACCAGGGGCTGACAATAAACCAGCTGTGCTTCTTTGTCCAGTTGAGTATACTGGTATCATTCTTCACCATATCATTTTTGCCTACGCTGAAATCGTGTTTGTTCTCCCGTACCTGTTTGCCTTGTGTAATATCGACAACGAAAGGTCCGGAGCTCAGTGTTTTATAGCTGTTGGCAGCAGGATCGAAATAAGAAAATTCCACTGCCGGAATAGTATGTTCACCTGCTTCTTTCGGCATCAGCACATATTCATACTGACGACTGCCGGAGAGCGGGTTGCTGTTTTTTTCAATATTGTCCGTCACTTTAGGATCATACTTCTCAAATCCGCTGGGGGTCTCTACTTTAGGCGAGTTGAGGAGGTTTACATTTCCCTGTCCGCTGATGGTCACTTTGAGCGTGAGGGCATCGTCAGTACTCAGTTTATTTTTATCTATTACAGCAGTCATGTTGAAACGACCAACGGCGCCATTGAAGCTCACCGGTCTGCCTTCTACCGGCAGCGGTTTCACCGTTACCTTAATGGGGCTGCTCTGTATTTTGTAAGGGACATCCTGGTATTCCACTTCCGGCCTGTTAAAGAAATCGTCGAAGAACGGATCTTTAAAAGCGGGATCATTGAAGAAATCGTCGAAGGGATCTTTAGCATGCGCGCGTTTGTTGTTCACCAATTTTACGAGGCGCACCTGGTTATCCACTTCCACCGGGTCCAGTTCCAGTGTGCCCGATTGCAGGGGGAATAAGAGGGTTTTGCGGATGGTAAACACTTTAAAAGGAATGCCATTCACCCGTTCTTCTGTGGCCTGCGGCGGATTGGGAAGCTCTATATCTTTTGCAGAAAAGCCTTTAAAAGCGGGTACTTTGGTAACGCTTGAATTTGTAGGGAGACGTGTATACAGTTTATACGTTGCCGTTAGTTGGTCGCCTTCATACAGATCCGTTTTATCAACGTCTACTTTCAGGAAAATATTTTTGCGCAGTTTCTCTGTTACGTCCTCTCCTTTTTTGAGTACGCCTTCGGGAAGATCCTCGCCATTGCCTGGCTGGCTGCGGCGTGGCGGTGCAACGGGTTGTTGTTGTTGCTGTTGCGGCTGTTGTTGTTGTGCCTGCGCATTACCTCTTTTCACCTCAATGAGTACTGGATTGGATTTCACCACATTCCCGTTTACCCGTGCCTGTGCGCCGGCAATAGTAAAGTTACCTACATGTTTGGGTTGCAGGATATAATTCAGGGCAATATATTCAGAGCGTTTGCCATTGAAAATCGATTGGCCCTGCATCTGGGAGGGGCCTTGTAAAATCTCAAAGTCTTTGAAGCTTGGAGGGATAAAGCTGCTCACATTGACGCCATTCTCCAGCATGAACTGGATCTGGAATGGTTCATCCTGCGACACAGTATTGCTGCTCACACTGGTAGTGAAGCGAAACTCCTGCGCGCTGGCACAAGCCACCAGTCCCAAACAGAACAAAACGGAGAAAATACACTTCCTTATACTAAATCTGTCCTTCATAATTGATGTCAACAAATTTAACCAAAGCCGCTAGGGAAGCGGCGTTACGACCCGTTAAAACTTAGTTAAAAGATTATATATAAATGGAAAATTTACCACTAGATGTCGCCCAGCATAGGCCGCAGGAGGATTTCCTCTACAACGGTTTGTTTGGCCAGGGAGAAGGCCGCCCAGATAATGTTGGCAATATCTTCAGGGGGCATCATTCTGTCGGGAGGGGCTTCAAAGCCTTCCCAGGAGGCGGTAAGCGTAGGGCCAGGGCTTACTGACGTAACCCGGATATTATAGGGTACCAGCTCTTTCCGCAGGTTTTTACTGAATCCCAGCAGGGCGTGTTTGGTAATGCCATAGGAGCCGCCATTGGGATAGGCGCTGTGGCTGGCAGTGGAACACATGTTGAAAATATGACCATTGCGTTGTTGTATCATCAGCGGCATCAGTTCCCGTGTCAGGTGATAGGCACTGTATACATTTACCGCCATTAACTTTTCAAGCAGGCCGTCTGCTTCCTGGTGGATGCTGCCAGGGATGAAGATACCGGCATTATTTACCAGGATATCGATAGAAGAAAAAGTAGATTTTATTTTTTTAGCAAAAGCCAGTACCTGCGCCTTATCTCCCATATCAACAGGCTCTGCCATGACAGTTACTGCCGGGTTTTGCTGTTGTATAGCGGCTTTTGCTGCGGCCAGCGCATCTGCGCTACGTGCACAAATAACCACGTTAAACCCTTCCTGTGCCAGTTTCTCTGCAATAGCCTTTCCGATGCCTTTGCTGGCACCTGTAATAACTGCATTCATAAATATCCTTGATTGAAGCGGTAAAATAGTGAATTTAGTTGAATGCAGGGGTAGCATCCCGGTCCATCTGTTTTGTATTTTGTACCTTTGCGCAGTCATGAAATACAAACATCTTTTCTTTGACCTGGACCATACACTCTGGGACTTTGAAACAAATGAACAGGAAACATTGCTGGAGCTGTATAACAGCCATAATTTATCAGGTAGAGGGGTTCCCTCGTTTGAGGAGTTTTCCATCTCCTATGTAGGCCATAATGAGCGTTTGTGGGACCGTTTCCGTAAAGGATTTATTACACGCAATGATTTACGCGATAAACGCTTCCGCCTTGCACTGCTGGACTTTAAAATAGGGGATGAAAAATTAACGCAAGCGATGTGTAAGGAGTTTTTGGAAATCCTCCCTTACAAAACGGCGTTATTCCCGGAAACCGTTGAAACGCTGGACTACCTGGCTGCCAAAAATTACCCGATGCACATGATCACCAATGGCTTTGAGGAAACGCAGTTGCTGAAAATGAAGAATGCCGGTATTGATCAATACTTTACGCATATCGTTACTTCTGAAGTAGCGGGCAGCCTGAAACCATATAAGGAGATTTTTGAATATGCCATTGCCAAAGCCGGTACCACTGCCACTGAAAGCATAATGGTCGG
The Chitinophaga sp. MM2321 DNA segment above includes these coding regions:
- a CDS encoding YjjG family noncanonical pyrimidine nucleotidase is translated as MKYKHLFFDLDHTLWDFETNEQETLLELYNSHNLSGRGVPSFEEFSISYVGHNERLWDRFRKGFITRNDLRDKRFRLALLDFKIGDEKLTQAMCKEFLEILPYKTALFPETVETLDYLAAKNYPMHMITNGFEETQLLKMKNAGIDQYFTHIVTSEVAGSLKPYKEIFEYAIAKAGTTATESIMVGDAMELDIKGAHGVGMDQVYFNPAKPPVDFTPTFTIGHLRELKEIL
- a CDS encoding SDR family oxidoreductase; protein product: MNAVITGASKGIGKAIAEKLAQEGFNVVICARSADALAAAKAAIQQQNPAVTVMAEPVDMGDKAQVLAFAKKIKSTFSSIDILVNNAGIFIPGSIHQEADGLLEKLMAVNVYSAYHLTRELMPLMIQQRNGHIFNMCSTASHSAYPNGGSYGITKHALLGFSKNLRKELVPYNIRVTSVSPGPTLTASWEGFEAPPDRMMPPEDIANIIWAAFSLAKQTVVEEILLRPMLGDI
- a CDS encoding BatD family protein, with the protein product MKDRFSIRKCIFSVLFCLGLVACASAQEFRFTTSVSSNTVSQDEPFQIQFMLENGVNVSSFIPPSFKDFEILQGPSQMQGQSIFNGKRSEYIALNYILQPKHVGNFTIAGAQARVNGNVVKSNPVLIEVKRGNAQAQQQQPQQQQQQPVAPPRRSQPGNGEDLPEGVLKKGEDVTEKLRKNIFLKVDVDKTDLYEGDQLTATYKLYTRLPTNSSVTKVPAFKGFSAKDIELPNPPQATEERVNGIPFKVFTIRKTLLFPLQSGTLELDPVEVDNQVRLVKLVNNKRAHAKDPFDDFFNDPAFKDPFFDDFFNRPEVEYQDVPYKIQSSPIKVTVKPLPVEGRPVSFNGAVGRFNMTAVIDKNKLSTDDALTLKVTISGQGNVNLLNSPKVETPSGFEKYDPKVTDNIEKNSNPLSGSRQYEYVLMPKEAGEHTIPAVEFSYFDPAANSYKTLSSGPFVVDITQGKQVRENKHDFSVGKNDMVKNDTSILNWTKKHSWFIVSPWFYLLLLLPLLIAAGIILYKRRKDYNTTNAALLKHRYANKVALKRLELAARYLKEGKDKSFYEETSRAVWGYLSHKLKIPFADLNKQLIQDKLAARQINGSNTSNLFELIDNCEMALYAPAHNNHKMQGTYTQAVNIISNLEDALKN
- a CDS encoding tetratricopeptide repeat protein; translated protein: MLNHRNITSLFFALGLFSLMLSGISTQAQQKGQQQRFDEANSLYQQSKFTEAAAAYQQLLNEGNKQKALYFNAGNACYKAGQTGNAIYNYEKALQLSPDDADVKHNLSLANQKVSGYVEELPLVFFQQWWRQLQQLHAPNAWAIGTLFFFWLLIAGVMLNTFLPGWKNKFLRWGNYAIGTLFVLYLVMSVDTYLVANDHNDGIIMHNNLKVKLAPDENSKDAFEVQEGMKVHVADATKDFCKIALADGKSGWISCTYIKRL
- a CDS encoding histidine kinase; protein product: MTHYYNEIVFAAGWPYWLFFLLSLITLVVFFILRERRIRRASAKEITIQHTLTNLELHAFQAHMDPHFIFNSLNAIHHYILTTSTDMASLYLTRFSRLMRLMIGNFNKEWVSLYDDLEALELYIQLEQLRFDHQFSYQVEILPEVNQQFSLVPPLIIQPYVQYAIWHRLLLRPQKSGGHLLIIIGRENDRLFIQVEDNGVLTTELLDDTGERQASGIDIAAERLYMMSEKYHMLAGIQAQQLLDEQQEPCGNRLTISMQHMASRQSMAG